A stretch of the Capsicum annuum cultivar UCD-10X-F1 chromosome 8, UCD10Xv1.1, whole genome shotgun sequence genome encodes the following:
- the LOC107879991 gene encoding uncharacterized protein LOC107879991: MKCNEISHFSHPQHKLSYEYSEFPFKCDGCKEVGIGSRYKCTNCDYDLHMHCAIPSPSITHPFYTKCSFQFLSRPPGNVPRYCNACEKDITGFLYHCRSCGFDLHPCCAKLPMVLDDGDVKLYLYRKVSASCHRCGRKGRNKSWSYRSTCKKYNLHVACVKEMLVDSWHEIYFGHDNNYNNSNTNYRKLENRIPSLKGTLQTHHKKSKGKAQKCCEVAGLALQFIISAVLGDPTTLIAGVVGSLMSK; this comes from the exons ATGAAGTGCAATGAGATATCTCATTTTAGCCACCCTCAACACAAGCTAAGCTATGAATACTCAGAATTTCCATTCAAATGTGATGGTTGCAAGGAAGTAGGCATAGGGTCACGTTACAAATGCACAAATTGTGACTATGATTTACATATGCATTGTGCAATTCCTTCACCTTCAATTACACATCCATTTTACACAAAGTGTTCTTTCCAATTCCTCTCTCGTCCCCCGGGGAACGTGCCGCGATACTGCAATGCTTGTGAGAAGGATATTACTGGATTTTTGTACCATTGTAGGTCTTGTGGATTTGATCTTCATCCATGTTGTGCTAAGCTTCCTATGGTGCTTGATGATGGGGATGTCAAGCTTTACTTGTATAGAAAG GTAAGTGCATCATGCCACAGGTGCGGAAGGAAAGGAAGAAACAAAAGCTGGAGTTACAGATCAACATGCAAGAAGTACAATTTGCACGTGGCATGTGTCAAAGAGATGCTTGTTGATAGTTGGCATGAAATCTACTTTGGTCATgacaataattataataatagtaatactaatTATAGAAAATTGGAAAACAGGATCCCAAGTCTGAAAGGTACACTTCAAACTCATCATAAAAAAAGTAAAGGCAAAGCTCAAAAATGTTGTGAGGTGGCTGGTTTAGCTCTACAGTTTATTATATCTGCTGTTCTTGGCGACCCTACAACTCTTATTGCTGGAGTGGTTGGTTCACTAAtgtcaaaataa
- the LOC124885119 gene encoding mitochondrial import receptor subunit TOM6 homolog, with product MFPGMFMRKPDKAAALKQLKTHVALFGAWVVAIRVTPYILHYFSDHNEELKLDF from the coding sequence ATGTTTCCAGGAATGTTCATGCGTAAACCTGACAAGGCTGCTGCTTTGAAGCAGTTGAAGACCCACGTCGCCTTGTTCGGTGCTTGGGTCGTCGCTATTCGGGTCACCCCATACATCCTCCACTATTTTTCCGACCACAACGAGGAACTCAAGCTAGATTTCTAA
- the LOC107879531 gene encoding LOB domain-containing protein 24-like, with the protein MTSKRFAACKQLRRKCHSDCIFLPYFPPNNPQRFSYVHRIYGASSVGKMLQQVEEHQRGDVADSLYYEAYWRIKDPVYGCVGIITALHEEIYHVQFQLAKVQAQIDLLYQNGVYTFDS; encoded by the exons atgaCTTCCAAACGTTTTGCAGCTTGCAAACAATTAAGAAGAAAATGTCATTCGGATTGCatatttttaccatattttcCTCCAAATAATCCTCAAAGATTTTCTTATGTTCATAGAATCTATGGTGCTAGCAGTGTTGGAAAGATGCTCCAG CAAGTTGAAGAGCATCAACGAGGAGATGTAGCCGACTCATTGTATTATGAAGCATATTGGAGGATAAAGGATCCAGTTTATGGCTGTGTTGGAATCATTACTGCTTTACATGAAGAAATTTATCATGTACAATTCCAATTGGCTAAAGTACAAGCTCAAATTGACCTACTCTATCAAAATGGAGTTTATACTTTTGATTCTTAA
- the LOC107840377 gene encoding CASP-like protein 5C1, translating into MAMDDEVPGAVGTSASFALRLGQSIFSAASLLFMSLGVEFHNYTAFCFLVTIMGLVIPWSITLALIDIYSLLIHCPIRQPGIFFFIVLGDWALSFLTLAAASSIAGIVDVLHRADETFCPAELCSRYQISAGLSFLSWFLSMASSLSNLWLLPSLTR; encoded by the exons ATGGCCATGGATGATGAAGTACCAGGAGCTGTGGGGACAAGTGCTAGTTTTGCTTTGAGACTGGGGCAATCAATCTTCTCTGCTGCTTCTCTTTTGTTCATGTCCTTAGGAGTTGAGTTCCACAATTATACCGCCTTCTG CTTCTTAGTAACAATCATGGGTTTGGTCATCCCCTGGAGCATCACATTGGCATTGATCGACATATACTCTCTTTTGATCCATTGCCCCATTCGTCAGCCAggaatcttcttcttcattgttttaggAGATTGG GCATTATCATTCTTGACACTAGCAGCAGCTAGCTCAATTGCTGGAATAGTTGATGTTTTGCACAGAGCAGATGAAACATTCTGTCCTGCTGAATTATGCTCTAGATATCAGATATCTGCTGGATTATCCTTCTTGTCATGGTTCCTCTCCATGGCTTCTTCTCTTTCCAATCTTTGGTTGCTTCCTTCTCTCACTAgatga